The window CTGTGGCATAGAGAGGAGGTGAGAAGAGGAATATATTGTGCTACTTTTATTAGTCACTAAATAATTTAAAGAGAGGAATGGAACCTTTCAAGCTCCAGAGGCCCACCAATGTATTTTCAGATAATGATACTGAGAACTTGAAATGAGAGTGATGTTGTGGGGCGGACAAGTCATGAGATTGTTCTGTATTACTGCTGAAGACAGTCAAAGTATCATGGCATTAAGATGAAAAAAGGGCAAAATTTGAggtagttttattatttttctcttttttttttttgctgtatataaactttacattttaacgtaacagtcattaaatcaaaataaagtTGCTTCAAAGCTTCACTTAAAAATCATTTCCACCATTTCTTTACAGAAGATATTGATGATTAGCTACATTAGATACATTAGTTGTAATGTTAGCACAGTGATTACAATAGGTCACTAAACAAGAAACTGTGCCACCAAACAGGAAAAGATCAAATATTTCTACTAATGCCGACAGTTAAACACATCTCATCACTTGGGTTTGACTTCATTGAGGATTGACTGGCCGTTCACTGCTGCCAGAGCGTTGTCCACCATCCTCTGCACCATCCTCTTCGTTGTGGTGTATGTGTTGGTCCCGACATGGGGGGTGATGATCACGTTGGGAAGGCGGAGGAGAGGATGATGCCTGCAACATGaacatttttagtttattttatagttaaaaattacataaaaaagacaaagaacagaTAATATACAGTGCAGGAAGAGGCAGAATAAgcttatttaaagaaagaaaaatgttaaaattccACAATATTACAGAAATTAATGAAGCAGAGGTGTGACTGAACATATCACGAGTGTTTGGTAATCAGTTAATACAATAAGCAGTGAGACTGTTCAGGCTATATTTTCTCTACTGACATCAGGCTTTGTGGAAAGATTGTTGCCTTGTTGTAAAAGCTGCAAATTTGTATTAAAGAAAAGTTTATACTCTCGTTTTACATTATAAGCAAATTAAGTGTTATTttcttgaaatattttttttttaattagaaaaagaaaggatgaaTAGATTTTTAAACAATTCATACATGTAGTAGAAATACATAGTAAAACATTGGTTTCCACCCCATGTTCAGAACAACTGTCTCACATAATAATTCAATGAataatactgattttttttttttttttttaaagctttgctCTGTCCTTTTACACAGGTGAGGTCTCTATATACTGTGTACATCAGTGTTCATGCATAAACTGTAGATGTTTCGAGGTTATATTGAGCGCAGTTCAAGACTGAGTGCAGTgtgggtgggtttttttttcagagagatTAGACCTTGGTAAAGGTTCAGGATGAGTCACGTCCAGTGCGGCTGCTCGAATCGTTCCAGACTGGAGAGCTTCGACTAAAGCATCCTGGTCCACGACGAGACCTGAGACATAAAAAGAGCAAAATTAGGCTAAAGATGCATCTTAGAATAACAGTTAATACGTCTATGAAACACATTATTCTCACCTCTGCTGACATTGACCAGTGTTGCTGTGGGTTTCATGAGGCTCAGCTCTCTGCGGCTGATGAGGCTGGTGGTTTCAGGGGTCAGGTTGACCGCCAGCATCACGAAGTCCGACCTCCTCAGCAGGTCGTCCATGCTTTCACAGTAAGTCGCCCCCACGGCCTCCTCATCCTCAACACTCCTGAGCAGCACCAAGAAAGGATGAAGTTGACCATGAacattgttgtgttgtgttatcttaatattttaatagttttgatAAATGGGTACAGTAGTTACATATCTACATTTAAGCAAGGCTTTTATAGTCCATTACTGGATTTTGACTTGATTTTTGTCATCCAAAACCCATCAAAATTCATGttcttcacttttatttttagggTAGTTTCAGGTATTTTTGCTTGTGTTAAATACACCATTACTGGGTTTGGTAATTTAATGATTAACTGCTAATATCTAGACAGATCTTCACCTTTGTTCATCTATTAGAAAAGGATTTTAAAAATCACCATAATTAAtctattcatttttacattttaaacacattcttAACCAAGACACATCATTTCAGAAGATAAAGGTGAAAAACACGAATTTTGATGGTTTTGGATGACAAAAGTCCTAATCCAAAATCCAGTAATGGACTAAAATAAGCCTTGCTTAATTGGACATTTAAATAGTTGTTACATAAATCACTTCTCCTTGTTCCATCTGATTGTTGTGGATCatatatttctttgttttatcaCCTTAATGAAAATAGTCCTCatagaaaacagttttttttcttcgaAGTTTTACCTTTTCCTCCTGTTGTGATACAATATCTTCATGTCAAATCCTTTGCTTCTTCGAGCAATTTTGTGTCCGATGTCTCCCATCCCGATGATGCCCAGAGTGGAGCCTGTGACTTCATATCCCATCAGGCATTGTGGTATGTGGGTGGTCTTTGGGTCCACAGAGACTTGATGACCtttgaaggagaagaaagaccaaaaccaaaagtcagttaaactttttaaaaccatCAGTGATCGCTGCAGAGGTCTCTACAATTGAAGCTGTGCACTTCATACAGAGGCTGTAGGGTGCCTTTAAATGAAGatcatttaattacacatttatttactaGACTtaatctaaaaatgtatttaaattttaCTTTCATGTTATGGCACATTAAAGtagtgtgttttattattctacTTTGAATAAGACAGCTGAaaccaaaaatgtgaaaaattacTCATGAGATGATGCAGGATTGGAATGGAGTTTATGTAAAATTTGAAGGcctaaatcattttaaaaacatttataatattttatataataataatttacaaCCTCAAAAATATATcactatatataatatgtaatttcATTTAACTAGACAGTAATAAAACTGTATTATAGAATTATAAATTGGCATATTTTAAGATCTTCTTTAACCAATACTGTTTTGAATGGCATTATTTAAACTCGCCTATACAATATTTGTTGTATAATGACAACTGTAGCCAACAGTGACAATTACAGGATAATAAGGTTCAAGCTGAAATGCAACACAGGTAAATAAAGTCAGTGAATTGACAGAATAATATTTCACAGCAGAATTGATCTTAAGTTTGCTGTTACATATTATAGCAGCTATAAGCTTCTTTTTGGTTTATTGCTCATGAAGAAtgtgtcctttcttctttaaaaagtCTGTTAAGTTGCGTGGGAGGGTAAGGGCAGGGATGGGATATTTTGTACATGCATTTGTTATTGtgagaaaattaataaaaatatatttgagagaaaaaaaagtcatataaTTTTACTTAAACTGCAAATTAATCATTTCATAACACAAAGTGTGTAAATACCTTggctttatgtttttttaatgtttctaatatttatgtacaaatattaaaataactaCAGCTGAAAGTTGTGACTGATGCAAAATCTTCATAATCTGACTGCCTCTTGTTTAATTTGTGTTCACACTCGCTCTCAAAGCgggaacattttttaaatctctgttaTTGTAAGCAGTGAgttaacctttgacctcaccTTCAACAATCTTCCGTGCCGATGCCAGAAGCAGACCCATGGCCATATCTGCGGTGGCATCGCTGACCACACCGGGCGTGTTGGTCACCTTCACCCCGAGACTGGTGATGTACGGCACATCCAGGTGGTCGATGCCCACCCCTCCGTTGGCAACCACCTTCAGGGCTGGAAGAGAAGTGAGCAGCGAGGGCTCGGTTGGGGGGCAGGCGTTCCACACGAATATGGCCTGGATTTTTGGGGCATGCAGCGGGGGATTTTGCAGGAAGTCTTTGTGAGAGATGATCCTGAAGTGTTGTGTCATTATGTCGGTGACATCTTCAATGTAACCTTGCTCGCCCACCTCTGAGATCAGAGCCCATGgtttgtcctccatcacctgTGAGGATGAGATAGACTTTATAACACAGGACAACAAAGTTTtcatcagtggtggaaagtaaatAAGCACATTTACTCAAGCACTGTGCTTAATAATAGTtctgaggtatttgtactttatttccatttgatgcaaCTTTATATTTACACACTTACTTTCCATATGAAAATTTGACACACTGGATAACATAatcagcttttaaaatacaagatGAAAACAGTGACTTCcaatctttttgtcttttgacgtctttacaaaaagcagtgtgtgctttgagaaatgatttattataattgtttttaGTTGTCTTTAGTATGCCTCAGGGGGTGTCTAAATTtcgttatattgttgtctgaccctcaatttaatgacaataaagctaatACCAATAATgatatattaataatttaaatagcTGTAGAAGTGAGTTGTATTTGTATCACAGTTACAGTACTTGACatgtatatacatgtatgtttatataGGTTATGCTAAATAATGGTGTTTGTATATGTTGTGTAAGAGCTGTGTATGCGGGTGTCAAAATCAGGATCTGTTGTTACACTAGTTTCTGAGATGGATACCTCACACAACACTATTATCTAATAGCTAGACTGGATATGTTATATCCAGTTCTTCCTAgtcaaaatgaacatttctagctattaaatgtttaaatgaccACAATGTCCTTTTTCAGAATTTTTAGATAGATTTATTTTGGATTCATATAAATTGTAGATATCTTGAAATACACTTAATACTAGTAAAAATGCTGTTGAGGATATCATTTATTACCTTTCTGACTAGTGAAAATACAAGTTTGACTATAGGAGAAATGCTACGATGGATATCTCAAATGTAATCACAGATAGGACTGTGATTAAATATTACAGCTTGCTACATGCCTCAAAGTTACTTAAGTCTTCTCTCACTGCtgacaaacattcacacactacTGAATGAGAACAGAGATCAGAGAGCATTTAAAGGACATATACAAAGAAAGACTAAATGAAAAGGGActgaaaaagtgaaagaaaccAATAAATGACAGGACTGCACTCACTAGCGTCACTTGTCCTGGTTTCCTGCTGCTCCTGACCCAGGAAGCGTTAAGGGCATTTGGaggatttcaaaataagagcttTAAAATGACAGTTCACAAGGATGAATTAGCTCGTAAATCTCTGATATGAATACagaacagggaaacactgtattAACCTGCTATGATTCTCAGTGGTGGAATAAACTTCAGGACTTCCTTGAATTAGTAAATCTTTTAACCGTAGAAgaacaactactactactactactgctgctgctgctgctgctgctgctaccacTACTGTGACTACcactaataataacaacaacaacaaaatgcagctcaaagtacAAAGTGCCAAAAGAAATCATGAAACAtccatatacagtatttgtcaGACAGATCACTGTTCTGCTTCATGAACATCTAACCAGAGTATGATTAG is drawn from Scomber japonicus isolate fScoJap1 chromosome 15, fScoJap1.pri, whole genome shotgun sequence and contains these coding sequences:
- the zgc:136493 gene encoding probable 2-ketogluconate reductase isoform X1 — encoded protein: MRSLRYVQCVRRLWSPAQVKNLHRSAYQLQQKQVMEDKPWALISEVGEQGYIEDVTDIMTQHFRIISHKDFLQNPPLHAPKIQAIFVWNACPPTEPSLLTSLPALKVVANGGVGIDHLDVPYITSLGVKVTNTPGVVSDATADMAMGLLLASARKIVEGHQVSVDPKTTHIPQCLMGYEVTGSTLGIIGMGDIGHKIARRSKGFDMKILYHNRRKRSVEDEEAVGATYCESMDDLLRRSDFVMLAVNLTPETTSLISRRELSLMKPTATLVNVSRGLVVDQDALVEALQSGTIRAAALDVTHPEPLPRHHPLLRLPNVIITPHVGTNTYTTTKRMVQRMVDNALAAVNGQSILNEVKPK
- the zgc:136493 gene encoding probable 2-ketogluconate reductase isoform X2 — its product is MEDKPWALISEVGEQGYIEDVTDIMTQHFRIISHKDFLQNPPLHAPKIQAIFVWNACPPTEPSLLTSLPALKVVANGGVGIDHLDVPYITSLGVKVTNTPGVVSDATADMAMGLLLASARKIVEGHQVSVDPKTTHIPQCLMGYEVTGSTLGIIGMGDIGHKIARRSKGFDMKILYHNRRKRSVEDEEAVGATYCESMDDLLRRSDFVMLAVNLTPETTSLISRRELSLMKPTATLVNVSRGLVVDQDALVEALQSGTIRAAALDVTHPEPLPRHHPLLRLPNVIITPHVGTNTYTTTKRMVQRMVDNALAAVNGQSILNEVKPK